A stretch of the Papaver somniferum cultivar HN1 chromosome 6, ASM357369v1, whole genome shotgun sequence genome encodes the following:
- the LOC113290049 gene encoding phosphatidylinositol 3-kinase, root isoform, which translates to MTGNEFRFFLSCDINLPVTFRVDSLEGNLPPIKTPEDEYLEIDSITDKRKAELYVECQLFIDGAPFGLSTRTRLESSGQPYCWNELVTLSTKYRDLTAHSQLALTVWDVSCGEDEGLVGGATILLFNSKKQLKTGKQKLRLWLGKEADGSYPTTTPGKVPRPDRGELERLDKLVNKYERGQIQRIDWLDRLTFKSIEKVKEKERYSKGNSHLSLIVDFCSFEHRVVFQESGANFLSPSPVSSTNELVTVWDPEVGRINPSEHKQLKLARSLTRGIIDRDLKPSINERKSIQKVLKYPPTWNLSGDERQLLWKFRFYLLSEKRALTKFLRCVEWSDIQEAKQALELMGKWETIDVCDALELLSPVFESEEVRAYAVSVLERADDEELQCYLLQLVQALRFERSDKSRLSHFLVKRSLCNIELASFLRWYVAVELNDPAYAKRFYCTNEILEDNMMKLSAGINGDEDGLKLWRSLVHQTELTAQLVNISREVRNVRGGTQKKIEKLRQLLSGLLSELTHFEEPIRSPLTPGVLISGIIPAESSIFKSALHPLRLTFRTTTGGCCKIIFKKGDDIRQDQLVIQMVSLMDRLLKLENLDLHLTPYRVLATGQDEGMMEFIPSSSLAQILSENRSIVSYLQKFHPDEDGPFGITATCLDTFIKSCAGYSVITYILGIGDRHLDNLLLRDDGRLFHVDFGFILGKDPKPFPPPMKLCKEMVEAMGGAESQYYTRFKSYCCEAYNILRKSSNLILNLFYLMAGSNIPDIASDPEKGILKLQEKFRLDLDDEAAIHFFQDLINESVSALFPQMVETIHRWAQYWR; encoded by the exons atgacTGGGAATGAGTTTCGTTTCTTCTTGTCTTGTGATATTAATCTTCCAGTTACATTTAGAGTCGACAGTCTCGAAGGGAACTTGCCACCAATCAAGACTCCCGAAGATGAATATTTAG AAATTGATTCCATTACTGACAAGAGAAAGGCTGAGTTATACGTCGAGTGTCAGTTATTCATTGATGGCGCTCCATTTGGTCTTTCAACCAGAACAAG GTTAGAATCTTCAGGACAACCATACTGCTGGAATGAGCTCGTTACACTGAGTACCAAGTATCGGGATTTAACAGCACATTCTCAACTTGCATTAACA GTTTGGGATGTCTCTTGTGGGGAAGATGAAGGATTAGTTGGAGGTGCCACCATTCTTCTCTTTAACAGTAAAAAGCAACTTAAAACAGGAAAGCAGAAGCTTCGTCTCTGGCTAGGAAAAGAAGCTGATGGATCATATCCTACAACAACTCCTGGAAAG GTCCCCAGGCCTGATCGAGGAGAGTTGGAGCGTCTTGATAAACTCGTCAATAAGTATGAGAGAGGACAGATACAGCGCATTGATTGGCTGGACCGTCTTACATTTAAATCCATTGAGAAAgttaaggaaaaagaaagatattCGAAAGGAAATTCACACTTGAGCCTAATCGTTGACTTCTGCAGTTTTGAACACAGAGTTGTTTTCCAG GAGTCTGGAGCAAATTTTTTGTCACCATCTCCTGTATCTTCAACAAATGAGCTCGTTACTGTGTGGGACCCTGAGgtaggaaggataaatccttctGAGCATAAGCAGCTCAAGTTAGCAAGAAGTTTGACTCGTGGAATCATCGACAGAGATCTCAAACCGAGCATTAACGAAAGAAA GTCGATCCAGAAAGTACTCAAGTACCCCCCAACATGGAATTTGAGTGGAGATGAGAGGCAACTATTGTGGAAATTTAGGTTTTACTTGTTGTCTGAGAAGAGGGCCCTAACCAAGTTCCTACGCTGTGTTGAATGGAGTGATATTCAG GAAGCAAAGCAGGCCCTTGAACTGATGGGAAAATGGGAGACGATTGATGTATGTGATGCATTGGAGCTTCTATCTCCTGTTTTCGAAAGCGAAGAG GTGCGTGCATATGCTGTAAGTGTGCTTGAGAGAGCTGATGATGAAGAGCTCCAATGTTATTTACTTCAGTTAGTGCAAGCTCTTCGCTTTGAGCGGTCTGATAAATCTCGCTTAAGTCATTTCCTTGTGAAACGCT CGTTGTGCAACATTGAGCTGGCTAGCTTTCTCCGTTGGTATGTGGCAGTGGAACTTAATGATCCTGCATATGCAAAGCGATTTTACTGTACCAATGAGATCCTGGAAGACAATATGATGAAA TTATCAGCGGGCATAAATGGCGATGAAGATGGCTTAAAGTTGTGGCGGAGTCTGGTGCATCAGACAGAACTGACTGCTCAGTTAGTTAACATATCAAGGGAGGTGAGGAATGTACGTGGTGGGACTCAGAAGAAAATTGAAAAGCTAAGACAACTGCTATCTGGTCTTCTTAGCGAGCTTACCCATTTTGAAGAG CCGATTCGGTCTCCACTTACACCTGGTGTGCTCATTAGTGGGATTATACCAGCAGAGTCATCAATATTTAAAAGTGCGCTGCATCCTTTACGACTTACTTTCCGCACTACAACTGGTGGATGCTGCAAAATCATATTTAAAAAAGGGGACGATATTCGTCAAGATCAACTG GTCATTCAGATGGTTTCCCTCATGGATCGGTTGCTGAAATTGGAGAATCTTGACTTACATTTAACTCCATATAGAGTACTTGCAACTGGACAAGATGAAGGAATGATGGAATTCATCCCATCAAGTTCATTAGCTCAG ATTTTATCAGAGAATCGTAGCATTGTAAGCTATTTGCAAAAGTTTCACCCTGACGAAGATGGACCATTTGGGATAACAGCTACTTGTCTTGATACCTTTATAAAAAGCTGTGCTGGGTATTCTGTTATTACGTACATACTGGGGATTGGTGACAG GCATCTAGACAATCTTCTCCTTAGGGATGATGGACGCCTTTTCCatgttgatttcggttttatcCTGGGCAAAGATCCTAAACCGTTTCCACCACCAATGAAACTTTGCAAAGAGATGGTTGAGGCTATGGGTGGTGCAGAGAG CCAATACTACACGAGGTTCAAATCATATTGTTGTGAAGCGTATAACATCCTCAGGAAGTCCAGCAACCTAATATTAAATTTGTTTTATTTGATGGCGGGTTCCAACATTCCTGACATAGCTTCCGATCCTGAAAAAGGAATTCTTAAG CTTCAAGAGAAGTTTCGGTTGGACTTGGACGACGAAGCTGCAATACATTTTTTCCAGGATCTAATCAATGAGAGTGTTAGTGCTTTGTTCCCTCAAATGGTTGAGACCATTCATCGTTGGGCTCAGTATTGGCGTTGA